CGGCGCTTGCGCCCGCACCGATGCCGACCAGGGCGAACGATACGGCCGCCGTGCAGCCGAGAGCCGCACGGCGCAGCAGGCGGACGGACTTCGGGTTCGGCATTTTGTACATGCTCCTGGCATTGCTGGCCATTTCGGGATGGCAACGACGGGTCCCCACGACGATGACCGAATGCCCGACGAAAGCGAAGCAGTTAGCGACATTTGCGGCTTTTGTCACAAGCCAGTCAATGATGACCCTGCGGGTCAGGACGACTACGTTTCGTGAACACGGGGCCGGAGCGTCGGCCATGGGCTCAGACTTCGCCCGGCGGCGCGCCTGGGACACGCCCCGCGGACCGGGCGCGAGCAGACGCACCTCTCGTTGCAGTTCTGGTTGCGTTCACCCCGGTCCGGCACTGTCGGCCTCCTCGCAGATGATCGCCCTGTCGGTCACGGACGGTGGACGCGCCACCACGGCCCCGAAGGCCGAGGACCTGACCGAGGACGCCGAGCACGGCCGGGGCCTTGGCACGGCCAGCGCGATCGCCCACCGCCACCTTCGCCGAGGCCGGCTTCGCCGCCCTGGTCCACGATCACCGCAGCTTCGGCGCCGGCGACGGCACCCCGCGCCAGGACATCGACCCCTGGAAGCAGATCGAGGACTGGCGGCACGCCATCACCTACCTGGGATCGCGCCCAGAAGTCGACGCCGATCGGATCGGTCTGTGGGGATCCAGCTATGCCGGCGGACACGCGATCGTGCTCGGAGCCACCGACCGCCGCCTGAAGGCCGTCGTCGCCCAGGTGCCCACCATCAGCGGCTTCGAGCAGTCCAGGCGTCGCGTCACCCCTGAGAACGTCGCCGCCCTGGAGGCCGCCCTCGACGCCGACGAGCGTGCGCAGCTGACCGGCGAGGCGCCGCGCACCCAGGCCCTGGCCAGCGCCGATCCGACCGTCACTGCCGCCTACTGCGCCCAGGGTGCCGTCGACTTCTACCTCCAGGAACTCCCCGAAGGTACACGCTGGGACAACACCGTCACCGTCCGCTCCACCCGCAACGCGCGCATGTAAAAACCGGGCGTCTTCATCGACCGCATCTCGCCGACACCGCTACTGATGATCGTCGGTGAGCAGGACACCGTCACCCTCACCGGCACCGCACTCGCCGCCTACAACCGGGCGCTGGAACCAAAGCGGCTGGTGACGATCCCCGGCGGGCACTTCGCCCCATACACCACCGAGTTCGCCCGGGCCTCGGCTGCGGCCACCGCCTTCTTCCGTGACGATCACCGTCGACACCTGGGTCTCCGATCACTACGGAGATCCCATGCCGAAGTCCACGCCCTCACCTACGCCGACCCCGGCGACAACCTCGCCGCCCAGGCACGAGCCGACGCGGCCGTCGCCGCCTGGGCCCAGTCCCTGACCCTCGTGAAGACACCCCGTCAGGGATTCGATTCCACTCCTGCCCCCCGGGCTCGCCGAAGCGCCCAGGCCCGGCGTCGCCATGGCGCCGTGCCGCTCACGCTCGCCGGGCCGGCCGGCATGCGAGACCTGATTGCCACCTGGTCGTCGACGTGTCACGCAACCGCACCTTCGGTGCCTGCCCCGGTCGAGGCCTGACATCATCCACAACGGTCGGGACCCCGGAGACGCTCCGGAACAGCCCGGTCAAAGCGCCTCAATGACAACCCTGAGTGACAACACGGAGCGCCCCTCGCATGGGAAGCCGACGATGCGCGCCTCTTGCTCATTGCGTCGGGGCTGACCGTTGTCCCCATTTCGGCAGCCAGACGTTGGTATCGGGTGAGTCTGTTCGTCTGGAGACGAGGTAGTGGCGAAGTTCGATGAGTGCGGGATGGGGGTTGTCGTCGCGCCAGATCAGTGACATCGGGTAGACCGGTGTCGGATCACGTACCGGTACGCGCCGCAGGTCATAGCTGTCCGGCCACAGATACCGCGAGCCTTCGCCGACCAAGGTCGCCAGGTCTGAGGAGTCGGCGATCTCATCCAGCAGTGCCTCGTTCCCGAAGACGGGTCCCACCACGTCGATCGTGATGCCGAAGGCGGCGGCGAGTTCGTCGTAGTACACGGCCACCTCTCCGCGGGCGTCCAGACCGGGCATCCAGATGCGGTGTCCGGCGAGTTGCCCCGGCGCGACGGCACGGGCGTTGGCGAGCGGGTGGCGCGGTCCGACGAGCAGCTGATGCGGCTCGTCGACCACTCGAGCAGTGTTGATCACTTCTGGCAGGTGCTGCTGCGGGAGCACCGCGTGGAAAGTGGCGTC
The genomic region above belongs to Streptomyces sp. CG1 and contains:
- a CDS encoding alpha/beta hydrolase, with the protein product MARPARSPTATFAEAGFAALVHDHRSFGAGDGTPRQDIDPWKQIEDWRHAITYLGSRPEVDADRIGLWGSSYAGGHAIVLGATDRRLKAVVAQVPTISGFEQSRRRVTPENVAALEAALDADERAQLTGEAPRTQALASADPTVTAAYCAQGAVDFYLQELPEGTRWDNTVTVRSTRNARM
- a CDS encoding LysR family transcriptional regulator, whose product is MDLEAVRTFVAVAEAGQFQEAAADLSITQQAVSKRIAALEKDLDVRLFTRTARGARLTIDGQAFLPHARELLRVAERADASVRPGRRALRVDVVNRRIVTAGLVQDFYRMHPEIELDVVTLDTDVDGAIAAVEAGSIDATFHAVLPQQHLPEVINTARVVDEPHQLLVGPRHPLANARAVAPGQLAGHRIWMPGLDARGEVAVYYDELAAAFGITIDVVGPVFGNEALLDEIADSSDLATLVGEGSRYLWPDSYDLRRVPVRDPTPVYPMSLIWRDDNPHPALIELRHYLVSRRTDSPDTNVWLPKWGQRSAPTQ